A DNA window from Limisphaera ngatamarikiensis contains the following coding sequences:
- a CDS encoding prohibitin family protein → MRARNPYYPHDRVEVVLPGSLPRFLVAAGVLFLLVLLGAAGSYIVPPGHRGVKVTLGKASDRFLPEGFGFKLPLVTRVVPVSVRQRTMPLRAECFSSDLQQVTLDLRVLYRIPERSVVTIYRQYAGDPFDSLIAPRVQEAVKEVTALLTAEQIVKNRGQVKLDALAGARQKIGDLLEVNDLVIRNIDLSEELERAIEAKMVAEQEAARARFVQMQTEIEAETAVIRAEGEAQAIRIRGEALRLNPEFLRLQLVEKWNGRSPLVVPADVGGTGSGLLLPLGRPGAPEVGP, encoded by the coding sequence ATGCGCGCACGCAATCCGTATTACCCGCACGATCGCGTTGAGGTGGTGTTACCCGGTTCTCTGCCACGATTCCTGGTGGCGGCGGGGGTGTTGTTTCTGCTGGTGCTGTTGGGGGCGGCCGGCAGCTACATTGTGCCGCCCGGGCATCGCGGGGTGAAGGTGACCCTGGGGAAGGCATCGGACCGGTTTCTGCCGGAGGGGTTCGGGTTCAAGCTGCCGTTGGTGACGCGGGTGGTGCCGGTGAGTGTGCGGCAGCGGACGATGCCGCTGCGGGCGGAGTGTTTCTCGTCGGACCTGCAACAGGTGACGCTGGATTTGCGGGTTCTGTACCGGATCCCTGAACGGTCGGTGGTGACGATTTACCGGCAGTATGCCGGGGACCCGTTCGACAGTCTGATTGCGCCGCGGGTGCAGGAGGCGGTCAAGGAGGTGACGGCCTTGTTGACGGCGGAGCAGATTGTCAAGAACCGGGGCCAGGTGAAGTTGGACGCGCTGGCCGGTGCACGGCAGAAGATTGGCGATCTGTTGGAGGTGAACGACCTGGTGATCCGGAACATTGACCTTTCGGAGGAGCTGGAGCGGGCCATCGAGGCGAAGATGGTGGCGGAGCAGGAGGCGGCCCGGGCGCGGTTTGTGCAGATGCAAACCGAGATCGAGGCGGAAACGGCGGTCATCCGGGCCGAGGGGGAGGCACAGGCAATTCGGATTCGGGGCGAGGCCCTGCGATTGAACCCGGAATTCCTGCGGCTGCAGTTGGTGGAGAAGTGGAACGGCCGATCGCCGCTGGTGGTGCCGGCCGACGTCGGCGGTACGGGATCGGGGCTGTTGTTGCCACTGGGCCGGCCGGGTGCGCCGGAGGTCGGGCCATGA
- a CDS encoding GNAT family N-acetyltransferase, protein MKPALLKSAGRPRPRKRKPDTTPVEIRPMRLEDLPEVYELGRKLFTAEKLPTLYRCWDEDEVMNLFSAEPETCLVAVAGDRVVGFALGSVMQKRGSAWRYGWLEWLGVHPSWSRRGVASRLVRQMTSLFIERDARIMLVDTDEANRPALAFFRKLGFGQELRHVYLSQNLDSHPEAIERRERLKDEETD, encoded by the coding sequence ATGAAACCTGCGCTCCTGAAGTCGGCCGGTCGACCCCGGCCGCGCAAACGCAAGCCTGATACCACGCCCGTGGAAATCCGTCCGATGCGGCTGGAGGATTTGCCGGAGGTGTACGAACTGGGCCGCAAACTCTTCACCGCGGAGAAGCTGCCCACCCTCTACCGCTGCTGGGATGAGGACGAGGTGATGAACCTGTTCAGCGCGGAGCCCGAGACCTGCCTCGTGGCGGTGGCCGGAGACCGCGTCGTGGGCTTTGCCCTCGGCAGCGTGATGCAAAAACGCGGCAGTGCCTGGCGCTACGGCTGGCTCGAATGGCTCGGCGTACATCCCTCATGGAGCCGCCGCGGCGTGGCCTCCCGGCTGGTCCGTCAAATGACCAGCCTGTTCATCGAGCGGGACGCCCGCATCATGCTCGTCGACACCGACGAAGCGAACCGGCCTGCGCTGGCCTTTTTCCGCAAACTCGGGTTTGGCCAGGAGCTCCGGCACGTCTATCTCTCCCAAAACCTCGACAGCCACCCGGAAGCCATCGAACGACGCGAACGGCTCAAAGACGAGGAAACCGACTGA
- a CDS encoding SLC13 family permease, producing MEIVLVLVITAGAVWLFVTERFRVDLVALMLMAALILTGLVLQFLGWGAPGRWITPSEGVSGFSNPAVLTVAAMFVLSAGLQKTGAVEFVARWLEGLARHPVWLVLVTVLLAGAVSAFINNTAVVAVFLPMVLAACARGGVSPSRVLIPLSYAAQMGGVCTLVGTSTNLLVNALSERAGVGSFQLFEFAPLGVVLLGVGSVYLVVAGWWWLPHRRGVQRVESYQLGPYLAELRVREDSRLAGRVLGQTPLSRGDMVAVLEVLRQGRRLFMPLQETIRAGDILLVRADPRALMELKADWGLELLPGFAATDASLEGEELKLAEVMIPAGSAWRGRTLSSLNFQHRFGATVLAVRAGERTLQQRLSEVELDVGDALLVLGPGEALERLRQDPNVLVLQPVDEPVLRRHKIPVAVGVVAGVMLLTALNVLPVMVSAIIGCIALVAFRCLTLDEAYGAVDWRVVFLLAGTWPLGLALEKSGAAAGVAEAALFLTGDANPWLALAVLYGVTALLTEFLSNNATAVMLTPVALSLADSLGVDPKPFLMAVCFAASTSFTTPLGYQTNAMVYHPGGYRYMDFVRMGLPLNLIFWAISVAMIPRLWPF from the coding sequence ATGGAGATTGTGCTGGTTCTGGTCATCACCGCCGGGGCGGTTTGGTTGTTTGTGACGGAGCGATTCCGGGTGGATTTGGTGGCGCTGATGTTGATGGCGGCGCTGATCCTGACCGGGTTGGTGTTGCAGTTTCTCGGGTGGGGGGCGCCGGGGCGGTGGATCACGCCGTCGGAGGGGGTGTCGGGTTTCAGCAATCCGGCGGTTTTGACGGTGGCGGCGATGTTTGTGTTGAGCGCCGGGCTGCAGAAGACGGGAGCGGTGGAGTTTGTGGCGCGGTGGTTGGAGGGATTGGCGCGGCATCCGGTGTGGTTGGTGCTGGTGACGGTGCTTTTGGCGGGGGCGGTTTCGGCGTTCATCAACAACACGGCGGTGGTGGCGGTGTTTTTGCCGATGGTGTTGGCGGCGTGTGCCAGGGGTGGGGTATCGCCCTCGCGGGTGTTGATTCCGCTTTCGTATGCGGCGCAGATGGGCGGGGTGTGCACGCTGGTGGGGACCTCGACGAACCTGCTGGTGAATGCGTTGTCAGAGCGGGCCGGGGTGGGATCGTTTCAGCTGTTTGAGTTTGCGCCGTTGGGGGTGGTGTTGTTGGGTGTGGGCTCGGTGTACCTGGTGGTGGCGGGGTGGTGGTGGTTGCCCCACCGCCGGGGCGTTCAGCGGGTGGAAAGTTATCAGCTGGGGCCGTATCTGGCGGAGCTGCGGGTGCGCGAGGATTCGCGGTTGGCGGGGCGGGTCCTGGGTCAGACGCCGTTGAGTCGGGGGGACATGGTGGCGGTGTTGGAGGTGCTGCGGCAGGGGCGGCGGTTGTTCATGCCGCTGCAGGAGACGATTCGGGCCGGGGACATTCTGCTGGTGCGTGCGGATCCGCGGGCGCTGATGGAGCTCAAGGCCGACTGGGGTTTGGAATTGTTGCCCGGGTTTGCCGCCACGGATGCGAGCCTGGAGGGGGAGGAACTGAAGCTGGCGGAGGTGATGATTCCGGCGGGGTCGGCCTGGCGGGGTCGAACGTTGAGCAGCCTGAACTTTCAGCATCGATTTGGGGCGACGGTGTTGGCGGTGCGGGCGGGCGAGCGCACGTTGCAGCAGCGGTTGAGCGAGGTGGAGTTGGATGTGGGGGATGCGTTGCTGGTGTTGGGGCCCGGGGAGGCGTTGGAGCGGTTGCGTCAGGACCCGAACGTGTTGGTGTTGCAACCGGTGGACGAGCCGGTGTTGCGGCGGCACAAGATTCCGGTGGCGGTGGGGGTGGTGGCCGGGGTGATGTTGTTGACGGCGTTGAATGTGCTGCCGGTGATGGTGTCGGCGATCATCGGGTGCATTGCGCTGGTGGCGTTTCGGTGTTTGACGTTGGATGAGGCGTATGGGGCGGTGGACTGGCGGGTGGTGTTTTTGTTGGCAGGGACGTGGCCGCTGGGGTTGGCGCTGGAGAAGTCGGGGGCGGCGGCCGGGGTTGCCGAGGCTGCGCTGTTTTTGACCGGGGACGCGAATCCATGGCTGGCGCTGGCGGTGTTGTACGGGGTGACGGCTCTGCTGACGGAGTTTTTGAGCAACAACGCGACAGCGGTGATGCTGACGCCGGTGGCGTTGTCGCTGGCGGATTCGCTGGGGGTGGACCCGAAGCCGTTTTTGATGGCGGTGTGTTTTGCCGCGTCCACGAGTTTCACGACGCCGCTGGGTTATCAGACCAACGCGATGGTGTACCATCCGGGCGGGTACCGGTACATGGACTTTGTGCGGATGGGACTGCCGCTGAATTTGATTTTCTGGGCGATTTCGGTGGCGATGATTCCGCGGCTCTGGCCGTTCTGA
- a CDS encoding response regulator: protein MPAKRASEKAIRVLLVDDHPVVRRGLAACLAEHPQLRVVGEAADGHEAVREAGRLRPDLMLVDINMPGLDGLQVCEAVRQSAPETRVVILSVHNRPDYIERALAAGARGYLLKDIPPAQLTDALIRIHAGEVVLSPQVTQTAVTQWMRHQGRARRSTNLSRREQEVLALIAQGLTNKEIAQRLGVSVRTVETHRERIMNKLNLRTVAALTRYAIAEGLVPLQENRT from the coding sequence ATGCCCGCAAAACGCGCATCCGAAAAAGCCATTCGTGTCCTTTTGGTGGACGATCACCCCGTCGTCCGACGCGGACTCGCCGCGTGCCTGGCCGAGCACCCTCAACTGCGGGTCGTCGGAGAAGCGGCTGACGGCCATGAAGCCGTCCGGGAAGCCGGCCGGCTCCGGCCCGACCTTATGCTGGTGGACATCAACATGCCGGGCCTGGACGGCCTCCAGGTGTGTGAAGCCGTGCGGCAGTCCGCCCCGGAAACGCGCGTGGTCATCCTCTCGGTCCACAACCGGCCGGATTACATCGAACGTGCCCTGGCTGCGGGCGCCCGGGGGTATCTGTTGAAAGACATCCCTCCCGCGCAGTTGACCGACGCGCTGATCCGCATCCACGCCGGCGAGGTCGTGCTGAGCCCGCAGGTCACCCAAACCGCCGTGACCCAGTGGATGCGCCATCAGGGCCGGGCACGCCGGAGCACCAACCTCAGCCGGCGCGAGCAGGAGGTCCTGGCCCTCATCGCCCAGGGACTCACCAACAAGGAAATCGCCCAACGCCTCGGCGTCAGCGTTCGCACCGTCGAGACCCACCGTGAACGGATCATGAACAAGCTCAACCTCCGCACGGTGGCCGCCCTCACCCGCTACGCCATCGCCGAAGGCCTGGTACCCCTCCAGGAGAACCGAACCTGA
- the trmB gene encoding tRNA (guanosine(46)-N7)-methyltransferase TrmB, producing MSEGMERAQVKGSESGDSSVAGPGSPESLLYDPPSILEPIDVARLFPRVQPLEVELGCGDATFLVEYAAMHPERNFLGIERLLGRIRKLDKKGRRLGLTNLRGIRIECGYFLQYLLPPGSVSVFHIYFPDPWPKKKHRRNRLIQPRFPALAHAALVPGGRVYLRTDDPDYFAQMREVFAAAPVFRPVETPPELLALQTDFEREFRARGIPTLYAAYERD from the coding sequence ATGAGTGAGGGGATGGAGCGCGCGCAGGTGAAGGGTTCGGAGTCCGGGGACTCTTCGGTCGCTGGGCCCGGGTCGCCGGAGAGTTTGTTGTATGATCCGCCCTCGATTCTCGAACCCATTGACGTGGCGCGGTTGTTTCCCCGGGTTCAGCCCCTGGAGGTGGAGCTGGGGTGCGGGGACGCGACGTTCCTGGTGGAATACGCCGCGATGCATCCGGAGCGGAACTTCCTGGGGATCGAGCGGCTCCTGGGGCGGATCCGCAAGCTGGACAAGAAAGGGCGGCGGCTGGGATTGACGAATCTGCGGGGGATCCGGATCGAATGCGGATATTTTCTGCAGTATCTGCTGCCGCCGGGGTCGGTCTCGGTGTTTCACATCTACTTTCCGGATCCGTGGCCGAAGAAGAAGCACCGGCGCAACCGGCTGATTCAGCCGCGGTTTCCCGCGCTGGCGCATGCGGCGCTGGTGCCGGGGGGGCGGGTGTATTTGCGGACGGACGATCCGGATTACTTTGCCCAGATGCGGGAGGTGTTTGCGGCGGCGCCGGTATTCCGGCCGGTGGAGACCCCGCCGGAGCTGTTGGCCCTGCAAACCGATTTTGAGAGGGAGTTCCGGGCGCGGGGGATTCCGACGCTGTACGCCGCCTACGAGAGGGACTGA
- a CDS encoding prohibitin family protein, producing MRPEVMARVIGIAILLLVAVLVAASGTYVVQPGYRGVEVILGRVSEGFKPEGFGLKLPLVSTIHPVSIRQQTARETAECYSSDLQQIRVNLRILYRIPESAVVRLFRDYEGDAFGQLVAPRVHEALKEVVALQNAEQIVKNREQIKVRTLELARSKIGELVMVEDLVIEDIKLTPELERAIEQKMIQEQEAAKAKFVQQRAQIEANTAVIKARGEAESIRIRGEALRENPSYVDLQIVDRWDGQAPLVVGGGQILMSVSELWRSSGTNHARTQSVLPARSR from the coding sequence ATGAGACCGGAGGTGATGGCGCGAGTGATCGGGATTGCAATTCTGCTGCTGGTGGCGGTGCTGGTGGCGGCCAGCGGCACCTATGTGGTGCAGCCCGGCTACCGCGGGGTGGAGGTCATCCTGGGGCGTGTGTCGGAGGGGTTCAAACCGGAGGGGTTCGGGCTGAAACTGCCGCTGGTGAGCACGATTCATCCGGTCTCCATTCGCCAGCAAACGGCGCGGGAGACGGCCGAGTGTTATTCGTCGGACCTGCAGCAGATCCGGGTGAATTTGCGGATTTTGTACCGGATTCCGGAGTCGGCGGTGGTGCGATTGTTCCGGGATTACGAGGGGGACGCGTTCGGTCAGCTGGTGGCGCCGCGGGTGCACGAGGCATTGAAGGAGGTGGTGGCATTGCAGAATGCGGAGCAGATCGTGAAGAACCGGGAGCAGATCAAGGTGCGGACGCTGGAGCTGGCGCGGTCGAAGATCGGGGAACTGGTGATGGTGGAGGATCTGGTGATTGAGGACATCAAGCTGACGCCGGAGCTGGAGCGGGCGATCGAGCAGAAGATGATTCAGGAACAGGAGGCGGCCAAGGCGAAGTTTGTGCAGCAGCGGGCGCAGATCGAGGCGAACACGGCGGTGATCAAGGCGCGGGGCGAGGCGGAGTCGATCCGCATCCGCGGTGAGGCGCTGCGGGAGAATCCGAGTTATGTGGATTTGCAGATTGTGGACCGTTGGGATGGTCAGGCGCCGCTGGTGGTGGGCGGAGGCCAGATTCTGATGTCGGTTTCCGAGTTGTGGCGTTCTTCGGGGACAAACCATGCGCGCACGCAATCCGTATTACCCGCACGATCGCGTTGA